One Rhinolophus sinicus isolate RSC01 linkage group LG06, ASM3656204v1, whole genome shotgun sequence DNA window includes the following coding sequences:
- the AGBL2 gene encoding cytosolic carboxypeptidase 2 isoform X5, which produces MYHHLQYYGYFKAERDSLPDSATHQQAWKNNPRLVLNGSLGERDLIPDPLQKKKLLWPTCLSSILHRQIEAMSRDSSMLTPHLLKSRQLLHNEFGEANPRLREPRDLFGFFSGSAPLQAPRWPIECEVIKENIRHIESVPPQPEYFYQPTGNEKIPDIVGEEKGTVVYQLDSVPTEGSCFSSSRVGGKRGDIKELAVILQGPDDNTLLFESRFESGNLQKAVRVDTYEYELTLRTDLYTNKHTQWFYFRVQNTRKDATYRFTIVNLLKPKSLYTLGMKPLMYSQLDADTHNLGWRREGKEIKYYKNHLGDGLQPFYCLTWTVQFPHDQDTCFFAHFYPYTYTDLQCYLLAVANNPVQSQFCKLRTLCRSLAGNTVYLLTITNPSQTPQEAAAKKAVVLSARVHPGESNGSWVMKGFLDFILSNSPDAQLLRDIFVFKVVPMLNPDGVIVGNYRCSLAGRDLNRHYKTILKDSFPCIWYTRSMIQRLLEEREVLLYCDFHGHSRKNNIFLYGCNNNDRKYWLHERVFPLMLSKNAPDKFSFPSCNFKIQKCKEGTGRVVMWRMGVPNSYTLEATFGGSTLGSKRHTHFTTEDLKSLGYHVCDTLLDFCDPDQTKFTQCLAELKELLQQEIHKKFTELGRDMDLEGSWNDISLSDIESSTSGSDSSLSDGLPVHLLSIAHELNQKKMYKKKKKKPLQTRKQRNEQYQKNNMIREFKSTDYAPERAEIASTLQKQPTFFKNSGNTSSSTMKNEKPRMNELNGRDKGTSLDPPKMTTSTLTKNKERMQRKKPRFTVSCSPKRSTNTSQDPAPDMKPNWSRNTFPATLRGGANVVSVSYPSLHIYTYP; this is translated from the exons ATTCCTCTATGCTGACTCCACACCTTCTCAAGAGCAGACAGCTTCTTCATAATGAGTTTGGTGAAGCAAACCCACGTCTTCGAGAACCCCGAGATCTCTTTGGCTTTTTCTCTGGTAGCGCGCCACTGCAGGCTCCAAGATGGCCAATAGAATGTGAGGTCATCAAGGAAAACATTCGTCATATTG agaGTGTTCCACCTCAACCAGAATATTTCTATCAACCTacaggaaatgaaaagataccaGATAttgtaggagaagaaaaaggcaCAGTTGTCTATCAATTAGATTCAG TGCCCACCGAAGGTTCCTGTTTTAGCAGCTCCAGAGTGGGAGGCAAACGAGGAGATATCAAGGAACTGGCTGTCATACTGCAAGGACCAGATGATAATACTCTACTGTTTGAATCGAGGTTTGAGAGTGGGAATCTGCAAAAAGCTGTCAGAGT AGACACCTATGAGTATGAACTCACCTTGCGAACTGACCTgtacacaaacaaacacactcaGTGGTTTTATTTTCGAGTTCAGAACACCAGAAAAGATGCCACCTATCGCTTCACCATTGTCAACCTACTGAAACCCAAGAGCCTTTATACTTTAGGGATGAAGCCACTCATGTACTCCCAGTTGGATGCCGACACCCACAACCTTGgctggaggagagaaggaaaagaaatcaagtaTTACAAGAACCACCTGGGTGACGGGCTGCAGCCCTTTTACTGTCTCACGTGGACCGTTCAGTTTCCACACGACCAGGACACTTGCTTCTTTGCACACTTCTATCCATACACGTATACTGATTTGCAGTGCTACCTCCTGGCAGTGGCAAACAACCCCGTCCAGTCGCAGTTCTGCAAACTCCGAACTTTATGCAGGAGCCTCGCAGGAAATACCGTCTACCTGCTCACCATCACCAACCCATCCCAGACCCCTCAGGAGGCAGCTGCAAAGAAAGCCGTGGTCCTGAGTGCCAGGGTCCACCCTGGAGAAAGTAATGGCTCCTGGGTCATGAAAGGCTTTCTGGACTTCATTCTTAGCAACTCCCCAGATGCCCAGCTCCTCAGAGACATCTTTGTCTTCAAAGTGGTTCCCATGTTAAATCCAGACGGAGTGATTGTGGGGAATTACCGCTGTTCATTGGCTGGAAGGGACTTGAACAGGCATTATAAAACCATCCTGAAGGACTCTTTCCCTTGCATCTGGTACACCAGGAGCATGATTCAGAG aCTTCTTGAAGAAAGGGAGGTTCTCTTGTACTGTGATTTTCATGGCCACAGCCGTAAGAATAATATCTTCCTGTATGGCTGTAATAACAACGATCGCAAGTACTGGCTTCATGAGCGAGTCTTTCCTTTAATGTTAAGCAAAAATGCACCAGATAAG TTCTCTTTTCCTAGCTGTAATTTTAAGATCCAAAAGTGCAAAGAAGGAACAGGACGTGTCGTGATGTGGCGGATGGGCGTCCCAAACAGCTACACCCTGGAGGCTACCTTTGGCGGGTCCACCCTGG gcagtaaaagacacactcaCTTTACCACTGAGGATCTGAAGTCCCTAGGTTATCATGTCTGTGACACCCTTCTGGATTTCTGTGATCCTGACCAAACCAAG TTCACACAGTGTCTAGCAGAGcttaaagaactcttacaacagGAAATCCATAAAAAGTTCACTGAACTTGGACGAGATATGGATTTAGAAGGAAGTTGGAATGATATTTCTTTGTCTGATATTGAATCCAG CACCAGTGGTTCTGACAGCTCCCTCTCAGATGGTCTTCCTGTTCACCTCCTGAGCATAGCACATGAG TTGAATCAGAAGAAGatgtataagaagaaaaaaaagaagccactTCAGACTAGGAAACAGCGAAATGAACagtatcagaaaaataatatgatacGGGAGTTCAAGTCAACAGACTATGCCCCA GAAAGGGCAGAAATTGCTTCTACTCTGCAAAAGCAGCCTACCTTTTTCAAAAATTCAGGGAATACCAGTTCTtcaacaatgaaaaatgaaaagccaagGATGAATGAG TTAAATGGAAGAGACAAAGGCACCTCCCTGGACCCACCAAAAATGACCACCTCAACTCTGActaagaataaagagagaatgcaG agaaagaaaccaaGATTTACAGTGTCATGCTCTCCAAAGAGAAGCACAAATACCAGCCAGGACCCAGCTCCAGATATGAAGCCAAACTGGTCCAGGAACACATTTCCTGCCACACTGAGAGGCGGCGCCAACGTGGTGTCGGTGTCGTACCCCTCcttgcacatatacacatacccGTAG
- the AGBL2 gene encoding cytosolic carboxypeptidase 2 isoform X4: MFPALETELKQETLPDPYEDFMYHHLQYYGYFKAERDSLPDSATHQQAWKNNPRLVLNGSLGERDLIPDPLQKKKLLYSSMLTPHLLKSRQLLHNEFGEANPRLREPRDLFGFFSGSAPLQAPRWPIECEVIKENIRHIESVPPQPEYFYQPTGNEKIPDIVGEEKGTVVYQLDSVPTEGSCFSSSRVGGKRGDIKELAVILQGPDDNTLLFESRFESGNLQKAVRVDTYEYELTLRTDLYTNKHTQWFYFRVQNTRKDATYRFTIVNLLKPKSLYTLGMKPLMYSQLDADTHNLGWRREGKEIKYYKNHLGDGLQPFYCLTWTVQFPHDQDTCFFAHFYPYTYTDLQCYLLAVANNPVQSQFCKLRTLCRSLAGNTVYLLTITNPSQTPQEAAAKKAVVLSARVHPGESNGSWVMKGFLDFILSNSPDAQLLRDIFVFKVVPMLNPDGVIVGNYRCSLAGRDLNRHYKTILKDSFPCIWYTRSMIQRLLEEREVLLYCDFHGHSRKNNIFLYGCNNNDRKYWLHERVFPLMLSKNAPDKFSFPSCNFKIQKCKEGTGRVVMWRMGVPNSYTLEATFGGSTLGSKRHTHFTTEDLKSLGYHVCDTLLDFCDPDQTKFTQCLAELKELLQQEIHKKFTELGRDMDLEGSWNDISLSDIESSTSGSDSSLSDGLPVHLLSIAHELNQKKMYKKKKKKPLQTRKQRNEQYQKNNMIREFKSTDYAPERAEIASTLQKQPTFFKNSGNTSSSTMKNEKPRMNELNGRDKGTSLDPPKMTTSTLTKNKERMQRKKPRFTVSCSPKRSTNTSQDPAPDMKPNWSRNTFPATLRGGANVVSVSYPSLHIYTYP; this comes from the exons ATTCCTCTATGCTGACTCCACACCTTCTCAAGAGCAGACAGCTTCTTCATAATGAGTTTGGTGAAGCAAACCCACGTCTTCGAGAACCCCGAGATCTCTTTGGCTTTTTCTCTGGTAGCGCGCCACTGCAGGCTCCAAGATGGCCAATAGAATGTGAGGTCATCAAGGAAAACATTCGTCATATTG agaGTGTTCCACCTCAACCAGAATATTTCTATCAACCTacaggaaatgaaaagataccaGATAttgtaggagaagaaaaaggcaCAGTTGTCTATCAATTAGATTCAG TGCCCACCGAAGGTTCCTGTTTTAGCAGCTCCAGAGTGGGAGGCAAACGAGGAGATATCAAGGAACTGGCTGTCATACTGCAAGGACCAGATGATAATACTCTACTGTTTGAATCGAGGTTTGAGAGTGGGAATCTGCAAAAAGCTGTCAGAGT AGACACCTATGAGTATGAACTCACCTTGCGAACTGACCTgtacacaaacaaacacactcaGTGGTTTTATTTTCGAGTTCAGAACACCAGAAAAGATGCCACCTATCGCTTCACCATTGTCAACCTACTGAAACCCAAGAGCCTTTATACTTTAGGGATGAAGCCACTCATGTACTCCCAGTTGGATGCCGACACCCACAACCTTGgctggaggagagaaggaaaagaaatcaagtaTTACAAGAACCACCTGGGTGACGGGCTGCAGCCCTTTTACTGTCTCACGTGGACCGTTCAGTTTCCACACGACCAGGACACTTGCTTCTTTGCACACTTCTATCCATACACGTATACTGATTTGCAGTGCTACCTCCTGGCAGTGGCAAACAACCCCGTCCAGTCGCAGTTCTGCAAACTCCGAACTTTATGCAGGAGCCTCGCAGGAAATACCGTCTACCTGCTCACCATCACCAACCCATCCCAGACCCCTCAGGAGGCAGCTGCAAAGAAAGCCGTGGTCCTGAGTGCCAGGGTCCACCCTGGAGAAAGTAATGGCTCCTGGGTCATGAAAGGCTTTCTGGACTTCATTCTTAGCAACTCCCCAGATGCCCAGCTCCTCAGAGACATCTTTGTCTTCAAAGTGGTTCCCATGTTAAATCCAGACGGAGTGATTGTGGGGAATTACCGCTGTTCATTGGCTGGAAGGGACTTGAACAGGCATTATAAAACCATCCTGAAGGACTCTTTCCCTTGCATCTGGTACACCAGGAGCATGATTCAGAG aCTTCTTGAAGAAAGGGAGGTTCTCTTGTACTGTGATTTTCATGGCCACAGCCGTAAGAATAATATCTTCCTGTATGGCTGTAATAACAACGATCGCAAGTACTGGCTTCATGAGCGAGTCTTTCCTTTAATGTTAAGCAAAAATGCACCAGATAAG TTCTCTTTTCCTAGCTGTAATTTTAAGATCCAAAAGTGCAAAGAAGGAACAGGACGTGTCGTGATGTGGCGGATGGGCGTCCCAAACAGCTACACCCTGGAGGCTACCTTTGGCGGGTCCACCCTGG gcagtaaaagacacactcaCTTTACCACTGAGGATCTGAAGTCCCTAGGTTATCATGTCTGTGACACCCTTCTGGATTTCTGTGATCCTGACCAAACCAAG TTCACACAGTGTCTAGCAGAGcttaaagaactcttacaacagGAAATCCATAAAAAGTTCACTGAACTTGGACGAGATATGGATTTAGAAGGAAGTTGGAATGATATTTCTTTGTCTGATATTGAATCCAG CACCAGTGGTTCTGACAGCTCCCTCTCAGATGGTCTTCCTGTTCACCTCCTGAGCATAGCACATGAG TTGAATCAGAAGAAGatgtataagaagaaaaaaaagaagccactTCAGACTAGGAAACAGCGAAATGAACagtatcagaaaaataatatgatacGGGAGTTCAAGTCAACAGACTATGCCCCA GAAAGGGCAGAAATTGCTTCTACTCTGCAAAAGCAGCCTACCTTTTTCAAAAATTCAGGGAATACCAGTTCTtcaacaatgaaaaatgaaaagccaagGATGAATGAG TTAAATGGAAGAGACAAAGGCACCTCCCTGGACCCACCAAAAATGACCACCTCAACTCTGActaagaataaagagagaatgcaG agaaagaaaccaaGATTTACAGTGTCATGCTCTCCAAAGAGAAGCACAAATACCAGCCAGGACCCAGCTCCAGATATGAAGCCAAACTGGTCCAGGAACACATTTCCTGCCACACTGAGAGGCGGCGCCAACGTGGTGTCGGTGTCGTACCCCTCcttgcacatatacacatacccGTAG